The Mesorhizobium opportunistum WSM2075 DNA window GCTCGTGGCGTTTTCGGCGCGAAAGGTTTGCCTTTGAGCGTCATGCTGCCCGCGTCGGCGCGATCGGCACCATAGATCAGCCGCACCAATTCGCTGCGTCCGGCACCGACCAGGCCGCCTATGCCCAGAACTTCGCCCTGGCGAAGTTCGAAACTTACGCCACGCACCTTGGGCAAGCGTGTCAGGTTCTGGACGCGCAGAACAACCTCATGGTTCTGCGGCGCATATTCAGGCCTGCTATCGTTGCCGACATGGGCGGAGCCCACGATCGCCTCGACCAGCGCCTTCCTGGTCAATCCGGCACGGGCGAATTCGGCGACGGAATTGCCGTCGCGCAGCACCGACACCCGATCGCAGAGTTTCAGGATCTCATCCAGGCGGTGCGAGACGTAAAGCACGGCGACGCCGGAGGCGGCGAGATCCTTGATGATCACGAAGAGCTTCTCGCTCTCGGCGGCGGAGAGCGAGGCTGTCGGCTCGTCCATGACGATGAGCCGCGACTTGCGGACCAGCGCGCGGCAGATATTGATCAACCAGTTCTCGGCTGTCGACAGCCCTTTTACATTTGCGTTGAGCGAGGCGGTGATGCCGACGCGCCTCGCGATGGGCTCGACGTCGCGGGCGATGGCCGCCCAATCGGTCAAGCCGAAGCGCGATCGTTTTGGCACGCCGAGCATGATGTTTTGGAGAACAGTCATGCCCGGAACGAAAGCCAGTTCCTGGTGAATGAAGCTCATGCCGAATTCCGTGGCGCGGTGCGCGGTCTCGATGCCGACGATTTGCCCGTCGACCTCGATCGAGCCCCGATCCGGGTGGTTGAGGCCGGCAAGAATCCTGATCATCGTCGACTTGCCCGCGCCATTGGCGCCGACCAGCCCGTGAACCTCCCCCGCGACAATGTCGAGGGAGGCGTTTCGCAACGCTTGGGCGCCGCCGAAGGCTTTGCTAATGTTGCGCACGACAAGAAATGGAGGCGCCATGGGCACCGCCATCTCCATTGCCGCATCTCCTGGTACCCTATCGGTCAAAAGCTGGCTGCGCCTACTGGATCGCGTCGGGATGCTTGGTCAGAAAATCCGCCACCGTATCCTTGGTCACCAGCACCGCCGGCACTTCGGCGGCCTTGGGAGCCCAGTTCTTTCCGGCGGCGGTGATCTCCTCAATCATCTTCGCCATGCTATAGCCTTCGGTGTAGCTGTCTTGCCATGCCGTTGCGGTCATGAAGCCGTTCTTGATATTTTCAAGCGCCTGGGCATTTCCGTTGATGCCGTACACCATCACATCGGTGCGGTTCTGGGCACGCAGCGAGCCGATCGCGCCGATCGCCGGATCATCCCAGCAGCCCCAGATCGCCAGGTTCTCGGCGCCCGCAGGATGCGAGGCGAGCCATGCGTTGGCGTACTGCGCGCCGTCTTCAAAGTAGCCGGGAATGCGCACTTCGTTTTTGGTCACCTTGATGTCGGGGTATTTGGCGACCATTTCATCCATGACCTGCTCGCGGTTCCGGCAAACCTCACCCGTGTGATAGGTGAGGGCAAGGATGGAACCCTTGCCGTTCATGTTCTTGAGCATCAGGTCCACGACCGGGATGGCCATCGGACCGCCCGAGCCGTTGGTGGCGGCAACGGTGCCGCCCAGCCCGCCGCCCCAGGTGACGACAGGAATGCTCGCGGAACCGGCCGCGGCAAGCCCGGCGCCGATCGATGAGAACGGGAACACCATGTCGACAATGGTATGCGCGCCCAGCTGGGCGAAGTTCTGGATGGCTGCGTTGGCCTGGTCTGCATTGCCCGCCGCGTCGACGACAGTGACTTTCCAGCCGAGTTCGTCGGCCGCTTTGGTTGCGCCCTGGATATAGCGGACATTGTTCGCTTCCGTGGCGCTGATCGACACGATACCGAGCAGCGGCTTGTCGGCCGCGCTGGCCTGCGCGCCGGACAATGCCAGGGCCACGGCGCAAATGCCGAACGTCAGGTTTTGCATGGTTCTCTCTCCCTTGTGAGGTTGGACGTGCACCTTCAGATTCAAAGCTGATGATCGCCTAACCGTTTCGGCAGATTTTCCCATCTTAGGCAGCTTCGCAAGAAAATTCGTGCAAAGAAGCACAAAATGGGCGAAGGATTCGCGTTTAGGTTCAGCTAAACGATTAGCTAAGAGGGCAAATGGCCACTATAAAAGACGTCGCAAGGGCTGCCGGTGTGTCGACGGCGACGGTATCCGCGGTCGTCAACGACACCGCCTACGTGAGTCCGGAATTGCGTGGTCGCGTGCTCGCCGCTGTGCGCGATCTTCGCTATGCGCCTTCCTTGGTGGCGCGGAATTTGCGCAGCGGCCGCAGCCAACTGATCGCGCTTGCCGTGGCGGATCTGGCAAACCCGTTCTATGCCCGCATCGTCACCGCGGCCGAGGCGGCGGTCGCCGCCTGGGGCTACTCGCTTGTGTTGTTCAACAGCGATGAAAAGCCCGACATCGAAAGACGCATTCTTTCGCGCATTCGAACACTGGGGTGCGATGGATCGGTGGTCGTTCCGGTGGGACCCGAAAGCCATTACCAGCGGCGGGATTTCGAGGGCATGCCGGTGGTCCTGCTCGGCCGTTCGATCGGCGACGCCGGCGTCGACACCGTCACCATCGACAATCTGTCGGCCGGCAAGCAGGCGACCAACTACCTGCTGGACCTTGGCCACCGCCATATCGGTTCGATCACCGGGCCCATGCAATTGACGACGGGCAGCGGCCGGCTGCAAGGCATGCTCGAAGCGATGGCGGCGCGCGGGCTTGCCCCGAAAACCGGGCATGTCCGTTCCGGCGAGTTCCGTGAAGACACCGCCTATTCGGTCGCGCGCGATCTGCTCGGACAGCCGGACCGGCCAACCGCCCTCTACGTCGCCAATGGCGTCATGGCCATCGGCGTCATGCGGGCCGTTGCCGATCTC harbors:
- a CDS encoding LacI family DNA-binding transcriptional regulator; protein product: MATIKDVARAAGVSTATVSAVVNDTAYVSPELRGRVLAAVRDLRYAPSLVARNLRSGRSQLIALAVADLANPFYARIVTAAEAAVAAWGYSLVLFNSDEKPDIERRILSRIRTLGCDGSVVVPVGPESHYQRRDFEGMPVVLLGRSIGDAGVDTVTIDNLSAGKQATNYLLDLGHRHIGSITGPMQLTTGSGRLQGMLEAMAARGLAPKTGHVRSGEFREDTAYSVARDLLGQPDRPTALYVANGVMAIGVMRAVADLGLRCPEDVSIASTDTVAGAGGLKPRLTRTEHPVTDMTNEALRMLVDRIEGKGAQPARNVVFQPALVVGESCSPLKLPTH
- a CDS encoding sugar ABC transporter ATP-binding protein; the protein is MAPPFLVVRNISKAFGGAQALRNASLDIVAGEVHGLVGANGAGKSTMIRILAGLNHPDRGSIEVDGQIVGIETAHRATEFGMSFIHQELAFVPGMTVLQNIMLGVPKRSRFGLTDWAAIARDVEPIARRVGITASLNANVKGLSTAENWLINICRALVRKSRLIVMDEPTASLSAAESEKLFVIIKDLAASGVAVLYVSHRLDEILKLCDRVSVLRDGNSVAEFARAGLTRKALVEAIVGSAHVGNDSRPEYAPQNHEVVLRVQNLTRLPKVRGVSFELRQGEVLGIGGLVGAGRSELVRLIYGADRADAGSMTLKGKPFAPKTPRAAVAAGLGLVPEERRTEGLFLSKSVAFNLGLVNLDKLVLGRRMPLLSRKSQSSLARETMKLLAIKTAGMDTPVGRLSGGNQQKVVIGRWLQRAPHILILDEPTRGVDIGARAEIHRQIRDLAAAGMAVLVISSEPDELPDLCDRVLVMAEGLVVRELSGTSMSRSAIVEASYGERSH
- a CDS encoding sugar ABC transporter substrate-binding protein, yielding MNLKVHVQPHKGERTMQNLTFGICAVALALSGAQASAADKPLLGIVSISATEANNVRYIQGATKAADELGWKVTVVDAAGNADQANAAIQNFAQLGAHTIVDMVFPFSSIGAGLAAAGSASIPVVTWGGGLGGTVAATNGSGGPMAIPVVDLMLKNMNGKGSILALTYHTGEVCRNREQVMDEMVAKYPDIKVTKNEVRIPGYFEDGAQYANAWLASHPAGAENLAIWGCWDDPAIGAIGSLRAQNRTDVMVYGINGNAQALENIKNGFMTATAWQDSYTEGYSMAKMIEEITAAGKNWAPKAAEVPAVLVTKDTVADFLTKHPDAIQ